In a genomic window of Deltaproteobacteria bacterium:
- a CDS encoding cytochrome c3 family protein, with translation MADAGEREGRARLLRVLAIGAGVLVLVGLLGVLLLRDRTPERRPPAYVVPAPPPPVIGSGEAPDPHALTPGDATDPLCLGCHADSRTGSLKEATVRATCEGCHLPDPAKPNAQHEHPLDVRVMPQMTAKLETPPPLGPGRMLTCTSCHDPHETRRPYLRGGGATEACSVCHPGH, from the coding sequence ATGGCTGACGCCGGGGAGCGCGAGGGTCGGGCCCGCCTGCTGCGAGTGCTCGCCATCGGCGCGGGCGTGCTGGTCCTCGTGGGACTGCTCGGCGTGCTCCTCCTGCGGGACCGGACGCCCGAGCGCCGTCCCCCGGCCTACGTCGTCCCGGCCCCGCCCCCACCGGTGATCGGAAGCGGCGAGGCGCCCGACCCCCACGCCCTCACCCCGGGGGACGCCACCGACCCCCTCTGTCTCGGCTGCCACGCCGACTCGCGCACCGGCTCGCTCAAGGAGGCCACGGTGCGCGCCACCTGCGAGGGGTGCCACCTCCCGGATCCCGCGAAGCCGAACGCCCAGCACGAGCACCCCCTCGACGTGCGGGTGATGCCGCAGATGACCGCGAAGCTCGAGACGCCGCCCCCCCTCGGTCCCGGCCGGATGCTCACCTGCACCAGCTGTCACGATCCTCACGAGACGCGGCGACCCTACCTGCGCGGTGGAGGCGCCACCGAGGCCTGTTCGGTCTGCCATCCGGGTCACTGA
- the ccsA gene encoding cytochrome c biogenesis protein CcsA, translated as MIELVFSWITLLVIAGAAVAALGRDARAAFWLLLGAALSACAAAVSRTVMVGHLPKFGVFETSLATAAVVCLHAAWIGRRAERIVPASIAALVGGALLLHGLFFPTSRLPLTISEQSLWLDLHVIAAWLTAAAFALCAGGAIWILRAGGKPAEALTTRSLQVGFLFSSFLILAGAYYGHRLHGHAFSLDPVELLAVISWLTTASVLHLRAYRGLSGRRLAALSLTAVVVLLLWYRVTPHLAPASTFHIIDVEDRLHG; from the coding sequence ATGATCGAGCTCGTCTTCTCCTGGATCACCCTCCTGGTCATCGCCGGCGCCGCGGTCGCCGCCCTCGGCCGCGATGCCCGGGCGGCCTTCTGGCTGCTGCTCGGGGCGGCCCTCTCGGCCTGCGCCGCGGCCGTGAGCCGGACGGTGATGGTCGGCCACCTCCCGAAGTTCGGCGTCTTCGAGACCTCCCTCGCGACAGCGGCGGTGGTCTGCCTCCACGCGGCCTGGATCGGGCGCAGGGCCGAGCGCATCGTGCCGGCGAGCATCGCCGCGCTGGTGGGCGGGGCGCTCTTGCTCCACGGCCTCTTCTTCCCCACCAGCCGGCTCCCCCTGACGATCTCCGAGCAGAGCCTCTGGCTCGATCTCCACGTGATCGCCGCCTGGCTCACCGCCGCGGCCTTCGCCCTCTGCGCCGGAGGCGCGATCTGGATCCTGCGCGCCGGCGGGAAGCCGGCCGAGGCCCTCACCACCCGCTCCCTGCAGGTGGGCTTCCTCTTCTCGTCCTTCCTGATCCTGGCGGGGGCCTACTACGGGCATCGCCTGCACGGGCACGCCTTCTCCCTCGACCCGGTCGAGCTGCTGGCGGTCATCTCCTGGCTGACCACCGCCTCGGTGCTGCACCTGCGGGCCTACCGGGGGCTCTCCGGGCGCCGCCTCGCCGCGCTCTCCCTGACGGCGGTCGTGGTGCTGCTGCTCTGGTACCGGGTCACGCCGCACCTCGCGCCGGCGAGCACCTTCCACATCATCGACGTGGAGGATCGCCTCCATGGCTGA